From Musa acuminata AAA Group cultivar baxijiao chromosome BXJ3-8, Cavendish_Baxijiao_AAA, whole genome shotgun sequence, one genomic window encodes:
- the LOC135644655 gene encoding photosystem I reaction center subunit XI, chloroplastic-like, giving the protein MATASISPMASQLKSSLLSSSSRCLLIPKGISRTPLRDLQSRRKPSLTVRAIQAEKPTYQVIQPINGDPFIGSLETPVTSSPLVAWYLSNLPAYRTAVSPLLRGVEVGLAHGYLLVGPFVKAGPLRNTEYAGAAGSLAAAGLVVILSVCLTMYGVASFKEGEPSTAPTLTLTGRKKEADKLQTAEGWAQFTGGFFFGGVSGVIWAYFLLYVLDLPYYIK; this is encoded by the exons ATGGCCACAGCCTCCATCTCTCCCATGGCCAGCCAGTTGAAGAGCTCCCTGCTCTCTTCCAGTAGCAGGTGTCTGTTGATCCCCAAAGGCATCTCACGAACACCATTGAGAGATTTGCAATCCAGAAGGAAGCCTTCCCTCACAGTTAGAGCCATCCAGGCAGAGAAG CCAACGTACCAAGTGATTCAGCCCATCAATGGTGACCCATTCATAGGGAGCCTGGAGACGCCGGTGACCTCCAGTCCGCTGGTGGCGTGGTACCTCTCCAACCTGCCGGCCTACCGCACCGCCGTGAGCCCGCTGCTGCGGGGCGTCGAGGTCGGCCTGGCGCACGGCTACCTGCTCGTCGGCCCGTTCGTCAAGGCCGGACCCCTGCGCAACACGGAGTACGCCGGCGCGGCGGGTTCGCTCGCCGCCGCCGGCCTCGTCGTGATTCTGAGCGTCTGCCTCACCATGTATGGCGTCGCGTCGTTCAAGGAGGGCGAGCCGTCGACCGCGCCCACGTTGACGCTGACCGGCAGGAAGAAGGAGGCGGACAAGCTGCAGACGGCGGAGGGATGGGCGCAGTTCACCGGAGGATTCTTCTTCGGGGGCGTCTCCGGCGTCATCTGGGCGTACTTCCTCCTCTATGTCCTCGACCTCCCTTACTACATCAAGTAG